Genomic window (Vigna unguiculata cultivar IT97K-499-35 chromosome 10, ASM411807v1, whole genome shotgun sequence):
tataaaattataaaattgtctgaTGTTTAATCCAGGTGAGACTTCCATATGTGTATTAAAAATCATGGCACAACTTCATTTGATTCAAGTACAGTGATGCGTAACCAACAGACACATACATGTATATTACAATAATTACATAGCCATATATAGAACTCAAATTCTGTAGCTGCTGTTGTGTTTAGGTTGCTGAAGACTAGTACAAAGTTTCTACCTCCATGGTAGTGGTGGTGACACCAGGTGAACGGGTGTCAGAATCGGAAACCAAAGTGATCAAAAAGTCAAATAGATCAGTGGCTATAACTGCAGAGGTCAAGTCCTCTTTATGCAGAGTCCTCCTTTTGCCTTGCATGGCGATGATCCAGGACCTTCTAGTAAGTTCCTCAATGAAGAGCTCACAAGCCTTGGAGAAGATAATCGGAGCCTCCCCTGATATCATTTTAACATCATCCCCTGATTTCTTCATGATCTTCTTGATCCTTGCCAAGGGCAGAGAGTGGGGTCCTGTCCTTCCAGCTACCCCTCCACACAGTAACCCTGAATATGCACCAGCTTGTCTCATATCTCTTCTTCTGGGTTAACTTCAGCTTCAATGGTCTCTGTTATACTCTTAATTGTAGCTtcagtgttatatatatatatatatatatatatatatatatatatatatatatatatatatatatatatatatacaccatTTTCATTGAACCTTTCGTAGCTTCACTCCATTAACATGGCCGGCCAAGCCTGCTTCAGCTCACAAATTGGTgttttaataagtaattatgATGATGATTCTTAATTAGACTCTTTGACTGCAagacttttattcttttttttatatatttgttgctTGTGTCAAGAAGCATCAGTGATCATGATGAACTCAAAAGagcttaaaaaattaaacattaaacaatatatttttggaCCTTAATAGTGTTATAAAGTTTTCGATATTGtattcaactttttatttttatattttcatgttaGGTACCAACTAGTCGTGTGTTAGCTTTTAATGGAGGGAATGAGATTAAGGAAAACTGATACAGTTTGAATGATTAGGGAAGGCGAAGTGTCATATTTTATCAGTATTTAATACAGTAGGCAAAGTTAAagttgttttgtgaaaaaacaaTTGAACTAATTTTATCTTAAGAAATTTTAccgactattttttttttttttttgcaaactTATGaagtgaattattttaattgatatgtaAAAGTTTTcgcaataaattttaaaatatgataaaaaaattccgAATTCATAAGTCTGAGAAGAGCAACTAAAagcatttttatataatttctattAGAAGAAACATAAAAACGACTAAAAACACTTTTCTAGAtttcaaaatcaagaaattcatTCTTCCTTTTATCATATTTGACTTGaacaatgaaattttaattttttttattctcttaatgTGTTCATTGCCTTCCTTTAAAACAAGTTcattaccttttttttcttcctttaaaaattagacaaaatccataaaaattacataaaaaataattcaagacaattattttaatcatttccaaatcttaatttaatatcattttattttacagtTTGCTAAAAAATATCCTCATAGTTTtgattagttattatatattttttaaaatgttggttaaatataccttttttatttaaatataattttaaaagaccAATAGACTACCTCCCCTATATTTTTTGTCTCTCTTAATATTGTTTACATGACTTTAAATTACAgtaaatcattaataaattgaaaagtcccttatttattgaatgtttatatatatatatatatatatatatatatatatatatatattttaaatcctACTTATGCTTGattccttttaaattttttaaatattaatacaattaaagATTATGCATACATTATAcagattaaaatattagtaatagaAAATGTTAGTCATGAAAATAAACGCTCACACTTTTCTCctcaaattttctataaaataagatttaattgTTTTACCCTCTCGAATTTTCTGTCCAAACTTGCTGTGagcaaaattattatttcttttctgttttttttatttatttattaatttattgggTTGTTAACTTGTCTTTCTTTCCAAGGCAAGTAAAAGAAGATTCTCTTCCTTCCCAAACGGAAATCGATTCAGTGCGAAACGGAAGTAAGACCTTGTTTATTTCACTCTCTGCTAATTTATTTTCACTGTTTTTTCTGATTACAAATACTCTATGCTTAGGGTTTATCAATTAATTCTATTACTGTGAATTGTTTATGCCAAATTTTACTCAACTAATTATGTTCTGATTGTATTGTGATTATTGTTCTCGAATTCGCAGATTGACTCGTTACTGAATTATTTGGTTGATATTGTTCCATACAATGCCATCGCTGTTTACTTTCAAATGTTGAGTTGTTAGTTTGTTCAACAATGGCAGCTGTTAGGTCTTCCTCTGTAAGACGTATAGGAATCACAATCAATGCTTCTTTCAGTACGGAATTAGTTCAGCACCGTCACTATCACCATAGTGTGTGTGTGAACCTTGCAAGGTTGCCGAGTGATTCACCGAGTCATCCTTATTACAAAAGAGAGTTACAATCTGCTAAGAATCAGTTTAGTAATTTGGCTTCTGAATCCTTTGGAAGTAGACACCAATTTGGTACTAGAACCAATGTATCGTTTAATCCTAGATTCTCTAGCTATTGTTTTGGGAGTGCCCTTCCTTTTGCTTCTGCGAACCACGTGTTGAATCGCCGATTTTATTCGTCGACGGTGGGAGGTGATAAAGGAAGTCGAGATGCTGGTACAGAAGTCTCTGCTGGTTCTGGTGTGAGTGACATGAATGCCACTGGTGATTCTGTTGCTGGGGGTGATTGGGCTGAGAGGATTAGAGATGTTTGGAAGAGTATGGTAGAGTCAGCATCATATGCTGGGGAAAAGGTTAAAGCAAGATCCGATGATCTCACTCCATATGCTCAGCAGTTGCTTGATTCACACCCATATTTAGGCAATGTGATTATTCCGGTTGGTGGTACTTTAACCGCTACGCTAATAGCTTGGTTCTTGATGCCTATGATTTTGAGGAAATTTCACAGATATGCAATGCAAGGTCCCGTTTCTCTATTGCCAGCAAGCATGTCTGGAGATCCAGTTCCTTATGAAAAAAGCTTTTGGGGTGCTTTGGAGGATCCTGTGCGATATTTAGTTACCTTCATGGCATTCTCACAAATGTTAGTGGGTTGTATGTATACACTCagtcattttttaaatgtgtcATTTTGTTTACTATATTTATGGTTATATGACAGCTGACTTTGATTTCCAGTGGTGTAATGGTAGCTCCAACAACTATAACCGCTGAATATCTTGCACCAGTTTGGAGGGGTGCAGTCATAGTTTCATTTGTATGGTTTTTGCATAGATGGAAAACAAATGTTTTTGCACGGACATTGTCCAGTCAAAGTTTACTTGGACTTGATAGGGACAAAGTGCTCGCTCTTGACAAAATCTCATCAATTGGTCTATTTGTGATTGGTATAATGGCTTTTGCTGAGGCTTGTGGTGTGGCCGTGCAATCTATTGTTACTGTTGGTGGTATAGGAGGtaagtattaaattaaattaagtctgatgaatttaattttagattcttaatattttttggcATCTCTGTTATCCCTGtatgtttgtttttcattaaAGTTGAGTGTTGATTGAAGCCGAAAAGTCTTGTTGATTagattttggaaaagaaaagttCCTTATAAGCATAGAATTTGGTCGAAAGATGACAACCATTAACACTGTAGAAATTGGTATATTATTATCTGGTGTGGCAAGCTAAGATTGCTATACATATGCTtgattttattacatttcacaAAGGCtgattcgttttttttttcaattaacagTTGCAAAGGCACTTTATCTTTCAAAGCACACCCCATGACTTTAGAGAAGTTGCATTCTAATTTTAGGATTGTAAAACAATGAAGAAAGTCAGCAGTaggtaaaagaaagaaatagaataCACAAATGTTTCCATTTGGCAGAGCCATCAGCTATCTTGTTGATAAATGTTTTATCATGTTGCTCACTTGCTCCCCATCCTTGACAAGTTTCACTCAGTTTTTACCGATAAAACAGGGAATGGAAAACTtcatgtttctttctttcttatgCAGGAGTGGCTACTGCTTTTGCTGCCAAGGACATTCTTGGCAACGTGTTTAGTGGTTTATCTATGCAGTTTTCTAAGCCTTTTTCAGTTGGAGATACAATAAAAGTATGTTGATTTAGTAGTGAACATTATTGATTGGTCCTTCTAtggtataatttattttctgaacTATGGTCTCTTTCACTTGAATGCCCTCTGTACAGTTAACTTTTTAGGTGGAGTGataattagttttttacttATTGCACAGTATTAAGTTAAATAGTCCTTCATTATTGGTGCTTTTTTTCAAATGGCCCAATACGTAGTGCACATATAGATGTAGTTAGTATGTCTAGCTTTAGTTTTTAGATTGAAATGAAACATTGGAGggcccaaaataaaaataaatttatatgagTGTTTTGGAGAAAAAGATACCATGAGTTTGGATTGATTAACATAC
Coding sequences:
- the LOC114167616 gene encoding nuclear transcription factor Y subunit C-4-like — translated: MRQAGAYSGLLCGGVAGRTGPHSLPLARIKKIMKKSGDDVKMISGEAPIIFSKACELFIEELTRRSWIIAMQGKRRTLHKEDLTSAVIATDLFDFLITLVSDSDTRSPGVTTTTMEVETLY
- the LOC114167416 gene encoding mechanosensitive ion channel protein 1, mitochondrial-like, whose protein sequence is MAAVRSSSVRRIGITINASFSTELVQHRHYHHSVCVNLARLPSDSPSHPYYKRELQSAKNQFSNLASESFGSRHQFGTRTNVSFNPRFSSYCFGSALPFASANHVLNRRFYSSTVGGDKGSRDAGTEVSAGSGVSDMNATGDSVAGGDWAERIRDVWKSMVESASYAGEKVKARSDDLTPYAQQLLDSHPYLGNVIIPVGGTLTATLIAWFLMPMILRKFHRYAMQGPVSLLPASMSGDPVPYEKSFWGALEDPVRYLVTFMAFSQIGVMVAPTTITAEYLAPVWRGAVIVSFVWFLHRWKTNVFARTLSSQSLLGLDRDKVLALDKISSIGLFVIGIMAFAEACGVAVQSIVTVGGIGGVATAFAAKDILGNVFSGLSMQFSKPFSVGDTIKAGSIEGQVMEMGLTTTSLLSSEKFPVIVPNSFFSSQVIVNKSRAEYRAIISKIPLQTEDLSKIPQISDDVKSMLRSNAKVFLGKDVPYCFLSRIESSYAELTLGYNLKHMRKDELYSAEQEILLLAVQIIKNHGVALGSTWQEMPSK